From a region of the Dunckerocampus dactyliophorus isolate RoL2022-P2 chromosome 20, RoL_Ddac_1.1, whole genome shotgun sequence genome:
- the LOC129173267 gene encoding lamin-A-like codes for MATPKNTPRGASNNPLSPNRITRLQEKEDLCNLNDRLAVYIDKVRSLEAENAGLRLRITESETEVSRELTGLKAAYESELADARQTLDSVAKERARLQLEVGKLREEYKELKARNTKKESDLAAALQRLKDLEALLNSKDASLTTALGEKRSLETENRDLKTQVAKLDTSLGEARKQLQDEMLRRVDGENRIQTLKEELDFQKNLHSEELRETKRRHESRMVELDNGHQQDFESKLAEALMEMRSQHELQVKLYKDELEKTYNSKLESARQSADRSSHLVGAAHEELQQTRIRLESTSAQLSQLQKQLAAREAKVRDLEEALSRERDTMRRLLGEKDREMAEMRQQMQQQLDEYQELLDVKLALDMEICAYRKLLEGEEQRLRLSPSPPPTRLAGSRSSTASHCISPAKRRRPNDTDSEASSFAGGAVARTRITQQASASGRVTVDEVDLEGKYVRLSNKADEDQNLGNWQVKRQVGSGAAIAFKFPAKFVLKAGQRVTIWAAGAGGNHNPPSDLVWKTQPNWGTGDQFQTTLISANGEEMAMRKVTRTHFEEDDDDMQVAHSTCGDSEYNLRSRTVVCGSCGLPSDKSNNCSAVSSASRSFRSGGISEGLLPHSYVFSTSTPRKSGRTEKCPIM; via the exons ATGGCAACACCAAAAAACACTCCTCGCGGTGCAAGCAACAATCCCCTCTCCCCCAACCGCATCACCCGTCTCCAAGAGAAGGAGGACCTGTGCAACCTCAATGACCGCCTGGCCGTCTACATCGACAAGGTCCGGTCTCTGGAGGCCGAGAACGCGGGCCTGCGTCTGCGGATCACCGAGTCCGAGACGGAAGTCTCACGGGAGCTGACGGGCCTCAAGGCAGCCTACGAGTCGGAGCTGGCTGATGCCCGTCAGACTCTGGACTCCGTGGCCAAGGAGCGTGCACGTCTGCAGCTGGAGGTGGGCAAGCTGCGAGAGGAATACAAGGAGCTCAAAGCAAG gaacacaaaaaaagaatcaGATCTGGCAGCAGCATTGCAGAGGCTCAAAGACTTGGAGGCCTTGCTGAACTCGAAGGACGCCTCTTTGACGACAGCGCTAGGAGAGAAGCGCAGCCTCGAGACGGAAAACAGGGACCTTAAGACACAGGTTGCCAAG CTTGACACCAGCCTGGGTGAAGCCAGAAAGCAGCTGCAGGATGAGATGCTGAGGAGGGTGGATGGAGAGAACCGCATCCAGACCCTCAAAGAGGAACTGGACTTCCAAAAGAACCTCCATTCCGAG GAGCTGCGTGAGACAAAGCGACGCCATGAGTCTCGTATGGTCGAGTTGGACAACGGCCACCAGCAAGACTTTGAAAGCAAACTGGCGGAGGCCTTGATGGAGATGCGTAGCCAGCATGAGCTACAAGTTAAGCTCTATAAGGATGAGCTGGAGAAGACTTACAATTCAAAG CTGGAAAGTGCACGTCAGTCAGCAGACAGGAGCAGCCATCTGGTAGGTGCAGCGCATGAGGAGCTGCAGCAGACACGCATCCGCCTGGAGTCCACCTCGGCTCAGCTCAGCCAGCTGCAAAAACAG CTTGCAGCTCGTGAGGCAAAGGTGAGAGACCTAGAGGAAGCCCTGTCCCGAGAGCGGGACACCATGCGGCGCCTTCTGGGAGAGAAAGACCGAGAAATGGCCGAGATGAGGCAGCAGATGCAGCAGCAGCTGGATGAATATCAGGAGCTTCTGGATGTCAAGCTGGCTTTGGACATGGAGATTTGTGCCTACAGGAAATTACTGGAGGGAGAGGAGCAGAG GCTGCGTCTCTCCCCAAGTCCACCGCCGACGAGACTGGCAGGAAGTCGCTCCTCGACTGCAAGCCACTGCATCTCTCCCGCCAAGAGACGGCGCCCCAACGACACGGACAGCGAGGCCTCGAGCTTTGCTGGCGGCGCTGTGGCTCGCACCCGCATTACCCAGCAGGCCTCTGCCAGTGGACGCGTCACTGTGGATGAAGTGGACCTAGAAGGGAAATATGTCCGACTCAGCAATAAAGCAGACGAG GATCAAAATTTGGGGAACTGGCAGGTAAAACGACAAGTGGGATCCGGTGCTGCAATCGCATTCAAGTTTCCCGCAAAGTTCGTCTTGAAGGCCGGCCAGAGAGTCACT ATCTGGGCGGCTGGTGCTGGTGGAAACCACAACCCTCCTTCCGACCTGGTGTGGAAGACACAACCCAACTGGGGCACCGGAGACCAGTTCCAGACCACCCTGATCAGTGCTAATGGAGAG GAAATGGCAATGAGGAAGGTCACTCGCACACACTTtgaagaagatgatgatgacatg caggtggctcacAGCACCTGTGGGGACAGCGAATACAACCTGCGTAGTCGCACGGTGGTGTGCGGCTCCTGCGGCCTCCCCTCGGACAAGTCCAACAACTGCTCCGCCGTGTCTTCAGCTTCCCGCTCCTTCCGCAGCGGTGGCATCTCAGAGGGTTTGCTGCCCCATTCCTACGTGTTCAGCACCAGCACGCCTCGCAAG aGTGGAAGAACTGAGAAATGTCCAATCATGTGA
- the naxe gene encoding NAD(P)H-hydrate epimerase, producing MLSVRTLFGIGFLVTSRAAAVFAQTEKCPLSPSANHPQKDCYTIRPASTMAHSIKYLGQEEAQHIDEELFSEYGFSVDQLMELAGLSCATAITRAYPLSSLVKPKPTVLVICGPGNNGGDGLVCARHLKLFGYEPSILYPKQPNKPLFHGLTTQCQKMEIPFLTEMPEAPVIEEAFNLVIDAIFGFSFKGAVREPFGSIIDILKKTTVPIASIDIPSGWDVEQGSVDGLQPDTLISLTAPKNSATLFKGRHHFLGGRFVPPGLEKKYQLNLPQYPGTDCVLKF from the exons ATGCTGAGTGTGCGGACTCTGTTTGGCATCGGCTTCCTTGTGACCTCTCGGGCCGCAGCAGTCTTTGCGCAAACCGAGAAATGTCCTCTATCTCCATCCGCTAACCACCCCCAGAAAGACTGTTACACTATCAGACCAGCGTCCACCATGGCCCACAGCATCAAATACCTTGG ACAGGAGGAGGCCCAGCACATTGATGAGGAGCTCTTCAGCGAGTATGGCTTCAGCGTGGACCAGCTGATGGAGCTTGCTGGCCTCAGCTGTGCTACAGCAATCACAAGG GCATATCCTTTGAGTTCCTTGGTGAAGCCCAAGCCCACAGTGCTGGTGATATGTGGACCAGGCAACAACGGAGGCGACGGTTTGGTCTGTGCCAGACATCTTAAACTTTTT GGTTATGAGCCCTCCATCCTATACCCAAAGCAGCCCAACAAACCGCTGTTTCATGGTCTGACCACTCAGTGCCAGAAAATGGAGATCCCCTTTCTCACTGAGATGCCTGAG GCCCCGGTGATTGAGGAGGCCTTCAACCTGGTGATTGACGCCATCTTCGGCTTCAGCTTTAAGGGGGCTGTGAGAGAGCCTTTTGGTTCTATCATAGATATCCTGAAGAAGACCACCGTCCCCATTGCCAGCATTGACATCCCCTCAG GTTGGGATGTAGAGCAGGGGAGCGTCGACGGCCTCCAGCCTGACACGCTCATCTCGCTGACCGCTCCCAAAAACTCTGCCACTTTGTTCAAAGGACGCCATCACTTCCTGGGGGGACGCTTTGTGCCACCCGGCCTGGAGAAGAAGTACCAGCTCAACCTACCCCAGTACCCTGGAACGGATTGTGTGTTAAAATTCTAA
- the scn1bb gene encoding sodium channel, voltage-gated, type I, beta b, producing the protein MTAIHILLIFLSSALFVHRCHGACAEVDSDTEAVAGKGFKLGCISCKRRSEVKAAATVEWYFQAEGEVDFVQIYTYNEGGASIENEHFVDRLDWNGSKTSNDIQDASIYLLNVTFNDSGTYRCFFNRILSFENYEYTTVISKVVRLTVVAKATRGTASIVSEVMMYVSIIGLQVWLLIEMIYCYRKIAAAGEEALREAANAEYLAIASESKDNCAGVQVGE; encoded by the exons ATGACGGCAATTCATATCCTACTCATTTTCCTCTCCAGCGCATTGTTTG TGCACCGGTGTCACGGGGCGTGCGCAGAGGTGGACTCGGACACAGAGGCGGTGGCGGGCAAAGGCTTCAAACTGGGCTGCATCTCCTGCAAGAGGAGGAGTGAAGTCAAAGCCGCCGCCACTGTTGAATGGTACTTCCAGGCCGAAGGAGAGGTCGACTTTGTGCAG ATCTACACCTACAACGAGGGCGGAGCCTCCATTGAAAATGAGCATTTCGTGGACCGCCTGGATTGGAACGGGAGCAAGACGAGCAACGACATCCAGGATGCATCCATATATCTGCTCAACGTCACCTTCAATGATTCGGGCACGTACCGCTGCTTCTTCAACCGCATCCTCTCCTTCGAGAACTATGAGTACACCACAGTCATCAGCAAAGTGGTCCGCCTCACTGTGGTGGCCAAAG CCACCAGAGGCACTGCTTCCATTGTGTCCGAAGTCATGATGTACGTGTCCATCATCGGCCTGCAGGTGTGGCTCCTCATCGAGATGATTTACTGCTACAGAAAAATAGCAGCAGCCGGGGAAGAGGCGCTAAGAGAAGCCgc GAATGCTGAATATTTAGCGATTGCCTCGGAAAGTAAAGATAACTGTGCAGGGGTGCAGGTTGGAGAATAG
- the zbtb22a gene encoding myoneurin isoform X2, with translation MTMDPSSSASAVPAALTAQVCFPAARAAVLDNLNRQREEGRLCDLSIHVQGKVYKAHRCVLAASSPYFHDQVLLKNVTAVSLPSVMDPMAFESVLSSAYTGQLSIVHDDIVNYVTVASFLQMWHIVDKCTEILKRPRPSAEVTQPEASVAHPGSASRQQSPSSTDCLYVEREGRRKEAKPDALPPLATWRRPQQFSRWGVPRPSSAQHLADSQLDALPSFAETDYTCCEETWTLNHVKSGHLGHSSSGAEVPKQKVRCQPRVALQSADRLLDKNIDGGEGDEIPQKKKKNEKRAIEADEGVGEVAMEKKEDFAQMGHCDFQPMLMGNEDARRAAVKVSVEDIREKAQRGTDLYSVDACQKGESTLVACCTVPARVQWQAGSWSQQESRPPEGEGGSKSEEDFECLTEGSYNRDTYDEIEDGTGQVSQRPLLPASPDFTMASAGMLMAASGSSLTPASSRHLSPSSATLPPPSSPPTPSSSSSVTMASAPYSGKVHFCHCGKAFTLKSMRDRHVKMQHLNLRPFGCPVCTKSFKMKHHLTKHLKTHGGLRPYECGVCGKKVIWRDSFLRHQARCERVAPSGGHTNSAQADMDDRCGYALDGGDAFLALGGQVKVEVDFHREMEDGMSGLLGSVSGIVDELRTQNMDTGGHVYKEEVSESFSETK, from the exons ATGACTATGGATCCGAGCTCCAGTGCTTCTGCTGTTCCAGCTGCTTTGACCGCCCAGGTGTGTTTCCCAGCTGCCCGTGCTGCCGTTTTGGACAACCTGAACCGCCAGCGAGAGGAAGGCAGGCTGTGTGACCTCTCCATCCATGTTCAAGGGAAGGTGTACAAGGCCCACCGCTGTGTGCTCGCTGCTTCCTCACCGTACTTCCACGACCAG GTGTTACTCAAGAATGTGACAGCAGTTTCCCTCCCCTCGGTCATGGACCCAATGGCCTTTGAGAGCGTGCTCAGTTCAGCGTACACCGGCCAGCTGAGCATTGTCCATGATGACATAGTCAACTACGTCACTGTGGCCAGTTTCCTCCAGATGTGGCACATTGTGGACAAATGCACGGAGATCCTAAAGAGGCCGCGGCCGTCAGCAGAAGTAACCCAGCCAGAGGCGTCGGTAGCTCATCCTGGTAGTGCATCCAGGCAGCAGTCTCCCAGCAGCACCGACTGTTTGTATGTGGAGCGAGAGGGAAGAAGGAAGGAGGCGAAACCGGACGCCCTGCCTCCTTTAGCTACATGGCGGCGACCGCAGCAGTTTTCAAGATGGGGTGTCCCACGGCCCTCGTCAGCCCAGCACTTAGCCGACTCCCAGCTCGATGCCCTCCCCAGTTTCGCAGAGACGGATTATACCTGCTGTGAGGAAACATGGACGTTAAACCATGTGAAAAGTGGACACTTGGGGCACAGTAGCTCAGGTGCTGAGGTACCGAAGCAGAAAGTCAGATGTCAGCCTCGAGTAGCTTTGCAGAGCGCTGACAGACTGCTTGATAAGAACATTGATGGTGGTGAGGGTGATGAAataccacagaagaagaagaagaatgagaAACGAGCAATCGAGGCTGATGAGGGAGTCGGAGAAGTGGCGATGGAGAAAAAGGAAGACTTTGCACAAATGGGTCACTGCG ACTTCCAGCCAATGTTAATGGGGAATGAGGACGCCAGGAGAGCCGCAGTGAAGGTGAGTGTGGAGGACATAAGAGAGAAAGCTCAGAGGGGCACAGACTTGTACAGTGTTGATGCTTGCCAAAAAGGTGAAAGCACTTTGGTTGCCTGCTGCACGGTTCCAGCCCGGGTGCAGTGGCAGGCTGGTTCCTGGTCTCAGCAAGAGTCCAGACCACCGGAGGGAGAAGGTGGCAGTAAATCTGAGGAGGACTTTGAATGTCTCACAGAAGGGAGTTACAACAGGGACACCTATGATGAGATTGAAGATGGGACAGGCCAGGTTTCCCAGAGGCCTCTCTTGCCTGCGTCGCCTGATTTCACCATGGCGAGCGCTGGCATGCTCATGGCAGCTAGCGGTTCATCGTTAACCCCTGCCTCCAGTCGCCATTTGTCACCTTCTTCCGCCACGCTCCCACCACCTTCTTCGCCCCCAACCCCATCCTCATCTTCCTCAGTCACCATGGCCAGCGCCCCGTACTCTGGCAAAGTGCATTTCTGCCACTGCGGCAAAGCCTTCACCCTGAAGAGCATGCGCGACCGCCACGTGAAAATGCAGCACCTCAACCTGCGACCTTTCGGCTGCCCCGTTTGCACCAAGTCATTTAAGATGAAGCATCATCTCACCAAGCACCTTAAGACCCACGGAGGGCTGCGGCCATACGAGTGTGGCGTGTGTGGGAAGAAAGTCATCTGGCGGGACAGCTTCCTGAGGCACCAAGCCAGATGTGAGAGGGTTGCGCCCTCCGGCGGCCACACAAACTCTGCTCAGGCCGACATGGACGACAGATGTGGGTACGCGCTCGACGGCGGTGACGCCTTTCTCGCCCTGGGAGGGCAAGTGAAAGTGGAGGTGGATTTCCACAGGGAAATGGAGGATGGGATGAGTGGGTTGTTGGGAAGCGTGTCCGGTATTGTGGATGAATTAAGAACTCAAAACATGGACACTGGTGGTCATGTTTACAAAGAGGAGGTGAGTGAAAGCTTTAGTGAAACTAAGTAG
- the zbtb22a gene encoding zinc finger and BTB domain-containing protein 22 isoform X1: MTMDPSSSASAVPAALTAQVCFPAARAAVLDNLNRQREEGRLCDLSIHVQGKVYKAHRCVLAASSPYFHDQVLLKNVTAVSLPSVMDPMAFESVLSSAYTGQLSIVHDDIVNYVTVASFLQMWHIVDKCTEILKRPRPSAEVTQPEASVAHPGSASRQQSPSSTDCLYVEREGRRKEAKPDALPPLATWRRPQQFSRWGVPRPSSAQHLADSQLDALPSFAETDYTCCEETWTLNHVKSGHLGHSSSGAEVPKQKVRCQPRVALQSADRLLDKNIDGGEGDEIPQKKKKNEKRAIEADEGVGEVAMEKKEDFAQMGHCEDFQPMLMGNEDARRAAVKVSVEDIREKAQRGTDLYSVDACQKGESTLVACCTVPARVQWQAGSWSQQESRPPEGEGGSKSEEDFECLTEGSYNRDTYDEIEDGTGQVSQRPLLPASPDFTMASAGMLMAASGSSLTPASSRHLSPSSATLPPPSSPPTPSSSSSVTMASAPYSGKVHFCHCGKAFTLKSMRDRHVKMQHLNLRPFGCPVCTKSFKMKHHLTKHLKTHGGLRPYECGVCGKKVIWRDSFLRHQARCERVAPSGGHTNSAQADMDDRCGYALDGGDAFLALGGQVKVEVDFHREMEDGMSGLLGSVSGIVDELRTQNMDTGGHVYKEEVSESFSETK, encoded by the exons ATGACTATGGATCCGAGCTCCAGTGCTTCTGCTGTTCCAGCTGCTTTGACCGCCCAGGTGTGTTTCCCAGCTGCCCGTGCTGCCGTTTTGGACAACCTGAACCGCCAGCGAGAGGAAGGCAGGCTGTGTGACCTCTCCATCCATGTTCAAGGGAAGGTGTACAAGGCCCACCGCTGTGTGCTCGCTGCTTCCTCACCGTACTTCCACGACCAG GTGTTACTCAAGAATGTGACAGCAGTTTCCCTCCCCTCGGTCATGGACCCAATGGCCTTTGAGAGCGTGCTCAGTTCAGCGTACACCGGCCAGCTGAGCATTGTCCATGATGACATAGTCAACTACGTCACTGTGGCCAGTTTCCTCCAGATGTGGCACATTGTGGACAAATGCACGGAGATCCTAAAGAGGCCGCGGCCGTCAGCAGAAGTAACCCAGCCAGAGGCGTCGGTAGCTCATCCTGGTAGTGCATCCAGGCAGCAGTCTCCCAGCAGCACCGACTGTTTGTATGTGGAGCGAGAGGGAAGAAGGAAGGAGGCGAAACCGGACGCCCTGCCTCCTTTAGCTACATGGCGGCGACCGCAGCAGTTTTCAAGATGGGGTGTCCCACGGCCCTCGTCAGCCCAGCACTTAGCCGACTCCCAGCTCGATGCCCTCCCCAGTTTCGCAGAGACGGATTATACCTGCTGTGAGGAAACATGGACGTTAAACCATGTGAAAAGTGGACACTTGGGGCACAGTAGCTCAGGTGCTGAGGTACCGAAGCAGAAAGTCAGATGTCAGCCTCGAGTAGCTTTGCAGAGCGCTGACAGACTGCTTGATAAGAACATTGATGGTGGTGAGGGTGATGAAataccacagaagaagaagaagaatgagaAACGAGCAATCGAGGCTGATGAGGGAGTCGGAGAAGTGGCGATGGAGAAAAAGGAAGACTTTGCACAAATGGGTCACTGCG AAGACTTCCAGCCAATGTTAATGGGGAATGAGGACGCCAGGAGAGCCGCAGTGAAGGTGAGTGTGGAGGACATAAGAGAGAAAGCTCAGAGGGGCACAGACTTGTACAGTGTTGATGCTTGCCAAAAAGGTGAAAGCACTTTGGTTGCCTGCTGCACGGTTCCAGCCCGGGTGCAGTGGCAGGCTGGTTCCTGGTCTCAGCAAGAGTCCAGACCACCGGAGGGAGAAGGTGGCAGTAAATCTGAGGAGGACTTTGAATGTCTCACAGAAGGGAGTTACAACAGGGACACCTATGATGAGATTGAAGATGGGACAGGCCAGGTTTCCCAGAGGCCTCTCTTGCCTGCGTCGCCTGATTTCACCATGGCGAGCGCTGGCATGCTCATGGCAGCTAGCGGTTCATCGTTAACCCCTGCCTCCAGTCGCCATTTGTCACCTTCTTCCGCCACGCTCCCACCACCTTCTTCGCCCCCAACCCCATCCTCATCTTCCTCAGTCACCATGGCCAGCGCCCCGTACTCTGGCAAAGTGCATTTCTGCCACTGCGGCAAAGCCTTCACCCTGAAGAGCATGCGCGACCGCCACGTGAAAATGCAGCACCTCAACCTGCGACCTTTCGGCTGCCCCGTTTGCACCAAGTCATTTAAGATGAAGCATCATCTCACCAAGCACCTTAAGACCCACGGAGGGCTGCGGCCATACGAGTGTGGCGTGTGTGGGAAGAAAGTCATCTGGCGGGACAGCTTCCTGAGGCACCAAGCCAGATGTGAGAGGGTTGCGCCCTCCGGCGGCCACACAAACTCTGCTCAGGCCGACATGGACGACAGATGTGGGTACGCGCTCGACGGCGGTGACGCCTTTCTCGCCCTGGGAGGGCAAGTGAAAGTGGAGGTGGATTTCCACAGGGAAATGGAGGATGGGATGAGTGGGTTGTTGGGAAGCGTGTCCGGTATTGTGGATGAATTAAGAACTCAAAACATGGACACTGGTGGTCATGTTTACAAAGAGGAGGTGAGTGAAAGCTTTAGTGAAACTAAGTAG
- the LOC129173659 gene encoding myelin basic protein-like isoform X2, with amino-acid sequence MATASTSGLGRKKKSPGLMDSFSKIFGGDKKKRSKGSFRGHLAASPQQSSARRRTNENAVVQFFRSIVSSPRPKSKASSPRAESTKSPVRRRREQSTLSRIFNLGETKSRPPPKRWSTIF; translated from the exons ATGGCGACAGCGAGCACCTCAGGGCttgggaggaagaagaagagcccTGGTCTCATGGATTCTTTTAGCAAGATCTTTGGAGGGGACAAGAAGAAAAGGAGCAAG GGGTCATTCCGGGGTCACCTGGCCGCATCGCCCCAACAGTCCTCTGCCCGCCGTCGGaccaatgaaaatgctgtggtCCAGTTCTTCCGCAGCATT GTGTCCTCGCCTCGCCCTAAATCAAAG GCTTCGTCACCGCGTGCAGAGAGCACAAAGTCACCAGTCAGACGACGCAGGGAGCAAAGCACACTGTCCAGAATCTTCAACCTG GGAGAAACCAAGTCCCGTCCACCCCCCAAACGCTGGAGCACCATCTTCTGA
- the LOC129173659 gene encoding uncharacterized protein LOC129173659 isoform X1: protein MATASTSGLGRKKKSPGLMDSFSKIFGGDKKKRSKGSFRGHLAASPQQSSARRRTNENAVVQFFRSIVSSPRPKSKWREVFGLASSPRAESTKSPVRRRREQSTLSRIFNLGETKSRPPPKRWSTIF, encoded by the exons ATGGCGACAGCGAGCACCTCAGGGCttgggaggaagaagaagagcccTGGTCTCATGGATTCTTTTAGCAAGATCTTTGGAGGGGACAAGAAGAAAAGGAGCAAG GGGTCATTCCGGGGTCACCTGGCCGCATCGCCCCAACAGTCCTCTGCCCGCCGTCGGaccaatgaaaatgctgtggtCCAGTTCTTCCGCAGCATT GTGTCCTCGCCTCGCCCTAAATCAAAG TGGAGAGAGGTCTTTGGCTTG GCTTCGTCACCGCGTGCAGAGAGCACAAAGTCACCAGTCAGACGACGCAGGGAGCAAAGCACACTGTCCAGAATCTTCAACCTG GGAGAAACCAAGTCCCGTCCACCCCCCAAACGCTGGAGCACCATCTTCTGA
- the LOC129173659 gene encoding myelin basic protein-like isoform X3, with amino-acid sequence MATASTSGLGRKKKSPGLMDSFSKIFGGDKKKRSKGSFRGHLAASPQQSSARRRTNENAVVQFFRSIVSSPRPKSKWREVFGLASSPRAESTKSPVRRRREQSTLSRIFNL; translated from the exons ATGGCGACAGCGAGCACCTCAGGGCttgggaggaagaagaagagcccTGGTCTCATGGATTCTTTTAGCAAGATCTTTGGAGGGGACAAGAAGAAAAGGAGCAAG GGGTCATTCCGGGGTCACCTGGCCGCATCGCCCCAACAGTCCTCTGCCCGCCGTCGGaccaatgaaaatgctgtggtCCAGTTCTTCCGCAGCATT GTGTCCTCGCCTCGCCCTAAATCAAAG TGGAGAGAGGTCTTTGGCTTG GCTTCGTCACCGCGTGCAGAGAGCACAAAGTCACCAGTCAGACGACGCAGGGAGCAAAGCACACTGTCCAGAATCTTCAACCTG TGA
- the LOC129173659 gene encoding myelin basic protein-like isoform X4, translating into MATASTSGLGRKKKSPGLMDSFSKIFGGDKKKRSKGSFRGHLAASPQQSSARRRTNENAVVQFFRSIVSSPRPKSKASSPRAESTKSPVRRRREQSTLSRIFNL; encoded by the exons ATGGCGACAGCGAGCACCTCAGGGCttgggaggaagaagaagagcccTGGTCTCATGGATTCTTTTAGCAAGATCTTTGGAGGGGACAAGAAGAAAAGGAGCAAG GGGTCATTCCGGGGTCACCTGGCCGCATCGCCCCAACAGTCCTCTGCCCGCCGTCGGaccaatgaaaatgctgtggtCCAGTTCTTCCGCAGCATT GTGTCCTCGCCTCGCCCTAAATCAAAG GCTTCGTCACCGCGTGCAGAGAGCACAAAGTCACCAGTCAGACGACGCAGGGAGCAAAGCACACTGTCCAGAATCTTCAACCTG TGA